The following are encoded in a window of Harmonia axyridis chromosome 7, icHarAxyr1.1, whole genome shotgun sequence genomic DNA:
- the LOC123685087 gene encoding leucine-rich repeat-containing protein 24-like: MKCRATTNHAVLAISLLFLIKLAASCPNPCICKWKYGKQTVECIDKDLRIIPEGMEPATQVLEFPGNNLQSLQPRIFWDLGIPNLQKIHLARCRITSISDGTFKGLINLVELDLSGNLLEAIPSGSFKDCPSLMRLTLSSNPIKVVPRAAFGHLTHLHTLELSRCLLSDIQEGAFQGLYSLEWLHLNENQLTTLKGLKYFPNTLKGVQFQDNPWTCDCHLVEFQKYVKDTNTPTPASPVCTAPQRLAKQNLKTVASTELACLPEISPTTFYLEVSEGRNISLVCHTKATPEAKVSWWFKGQIIQNDTMVAPGVHLMYFIEEGSENKRSELFIFNTNEEDNGTFVCAAENHAGLGQANFTIRVVLKRVHRDVRMEPQLDIVLILMSTAVVTGVLLLGVFCVSVVTCQRNKMRKKRNDSKVTLSNSTKDSLLQDSIDDYPESLKGGSKLACHYEEEMELCNSQLKSDVLHSASPISTSNQARSPSSLKRYNAEQNPDLINGTDGVSQTWQSSISKSRMPNCRTDFRRNDFGLSPLNPINLVGDASVEQLNVNCYKTLPYKREKPGLVCRYSLEAEFIAQPGHLEPYGNLRYTADGYPVRSLPYFQPSTIETCCTPIRWPPCLPANFVEVQENVLMKCVSAQTEEVQRQADGADRIEEEIQVLDDSEARDVSDVKC; this comes from the coding sequence ATGAAATGCAGAGCAACAACCAACCACGCCGTCCTCGCTATATCGCTCCTGTTCCTAATCAAATTGGCAGCCAGTTGCCCCAATCCCTGCATATGCAAGTGGAAATACGGCAAGCAAACGGTTGAATGCATAGACAAAGATCTCCGTATTATACCCGAAGGCATGGAACCAGCAACTCAAGTACTCGAATTTCCAGGCAACAATCTCCAGTCACTGCAGCCAAGGATATTCTGGGATTTGGGTATACCTAATTTGCAGAAAATTCATCTAGCACGTTGTCGCATTACGAGCATAAGCGATGGCACATTCAAGGGCTTGATAAACCTAGTGGAATTAGATCTATCCGGGAATTTGCTTGAAGCAATTCCCTCAGGAAGCTTCAAAGACTGCCCATCGTTAATGAGACTAACTCTGAGCTCGAATCCTATAAAGGTGGTTCCCAGAGCAGCTTTCGGTCATTTAACTCACCTACACACCCTCGAGCTGTCACGATGTCTACTATCCGATATTCAGGAGGGTGCGTTTCAAGGTCTATACAGCCTGGAATGGCTACATTTGAACGAGAACCAACTAACAACTCTCAAAGGTCTAAAATACTTTCCTAACACCTTGAAAGGAGTGCAGTTCCAGGATAACCCTTGGACTTGCGACTGTCACTTGGTGGAGTTCCAAAAATACGTGAAAGACACGAACACACCGACTCCAGCTTCCCCTGTATGCACTGCACCACAGAGACTCGCTAAACAAAACCTCAAAACGGTAGCTTCAACTGAACTGGCCTGTCTTCCAGAAATATCACCAACAACTTTCTACTTGGAGGTTAGCGAAGGTCGCAACATATCTCTGGTTTGTCACACCAAGGCAACGCCTGAAGCTAAAGTGTCTTGGTGGTTCAAAGGACAAATAATACAGAATGACACGATGGTTGCCCCTGGTGTCCATCTGATGTACTTCATTGAAGAAGGGTCCGAGAACAAACGCAGTGAGTTGTTCATATTTAACACAAATGAGGAGGACAATGGGACTTTTGTTTGTGCAGCggaaaatcatgcaggacttgGCCAGGCCAATTTCACCATTAGGGTGGTTTTGAAGAGAGTGCACAGGGATGTACGAATGGAACCACAGCTGGATATAGTTTTGATTTTGATGTCTACAGCGGTTGTAACTGGTGTGTTGTTGCTAGGAGTTTTCTGTGTTTCCGTAGTGACTTGCCAGAGGAATAAGATGAGGAAGAAGAGGAACGATTCCAAGGTGACCCTGAGCAATTCGACGAAAGACAGTTTGCTGCAGGATAGCATAGATGATTATCCGGAAAGTTTGAAAGGCGGCTCAAAGTTGGCGTGCCATTACGAGGAAGAAATGGAGTTGTGTAACTCCCAGTTGAAAAGCGACGTTCTGCATTCCGCGTCTCCGATTTCGACGTCTAATCAGGCAAGGAGTCCCTCATCCTTGAAACGCTATAATGCGGAACAGAACCCGGATCTCATCAACGGCACTGACGGTGTATCGCAGACCTGGCAATCGTCCATCTCTAAGAGTCGTATGCCCAATTGTAGGACGGATTTCCGAAGGAACGACTTCGGCTTGAGCCCGCTGAATCCAATCAATCTAGTCGGGGATGCTTCGGTTGAGCAATTAAATGTAAATTGCTATAAAACCCTTCCGTACAAGAGGGAGAAACCCGGCCTAGTTTGCAGGTATTCGTTGGAGGCCGAGTTCATCGCTCAGCCGGGCCATTTGGAACCGTACGGGAATCTTAGGTATACCGCAGACGGTTATCCTGTCCGGAGTCTGCcctattttcagccttctacgATAGAGACGTGCTGTACGCCGATAAGGTGGCCGCCATGTTTGCCAGCCAACTTTGTCGAAGTCCAGGAGAACGTCTTGATGAAGTGTGTTAGTGCTCAGACTGAAGAGGTTCAGCGCCAAGCCGATGGAGCTGACcgaattgaagaagaaatacAAGTGTTGGATGATAGTGAAGCCAGAGATGTATCTGATGTTAAATGTTAG